In the genome of Ketobacter sp. MCCC 1A13808, the window CCGATGTTGTCGTATGAGAAGCAGTATCTGGGCTCGGTTCGTCGTGTTATGGACGATGCGAAAGCCAATCCAGACGCCTACCAGCTGTAGCCAAATCCAGTATTATGGGCAGATGATTCCGGTCTGATGTCCGATTGGTTCTGTAAAAAAGGAAGCCCAGGCTTCCTTTTTTCTGTTTACGAGGCAAATTGTTGACCTGATAATTTGTCTGCCGGGGGGCTGAAGGCATGTTTTAGTATCATGGCTTTGATTTGTTCAGATTTTACCGGCTTCTTCAGGAAGTCATCCATGCCTACGGTTTTGCAGTGGTTAATATCATTGGCTGAAGCATTTGCTGTAACCGCGATAATTGGTGTGTCTCGGTTATGTGTGGATGTTTCTCGGATCCGGAGAGAGGATTCGAAACCATCCATGATCGGCATTTGGCAATCCATAAAAATGATATCAAAACGCTCTTGGTCGCATAAGCGAAATCCTTCAGCGCCATTATCCGCTAGCTGTGAAGTGATGTTGAGTTTTTTCAGTATTCCTGCCAGGACTTTTTGATTGACGGGATTGTCTTCAACAATAAGCGCTTTTAGCTTTGTGTAGTCTTCTTCTGTCGGTAGTTGAGATGCTTCTGGTGCTGGACCAGAGCAGTTATTGCCGGGTTGGCGAGATAACCGATAAGTAAGAGTGTAATCGATTACATTTTGTTCTGAGGTGACGGGTGTCATTTGCCTCTCCCTGATCTATAAGAAGATTCCATGGCGTAACACTAGCCTGCGGCTTCACTATTTGTCTGTTTTTATTTGTAAATGAAACTTGTATAGCAATGTAACAGTTATCCTTGCTAGGAATGGGTGCAATTTTAATCCAAGACCATTCGCCACTGATAGCATTGTTAAATGCAAGCATAATGTTGACAACTCCACCGCAAATGAAACAAAGTCAGCTTGCTGTCTCACAGTTTTGCTGATAGCTCGATAATTAATGGCGATAAAAAATAAAAAACAAAGAAATAAAAAACAATAAAAAATGCGTGAATGCAGTGATGCACATGCTGAGAGGAGTTTACTATGATAAGGAAAATTACCCGGCCAGTGCACTGGTCTGGTGTGGGAATATTCACGCTCGTTATTGGCTTTACGCTGACTGTATCCAATCACACCAGCGCCGCCCTGATAGAAAACATGACTATCGCCAATCCAAAGGCAACGGCGTTGGGCAACGCAGTGACTGCTGATCCTCCCGGTATTGATTCCATTCATTACAACCCTGCTGGTTTGGCCCGGGTCAAGGGCCGTGAAGGGCTCTTCAAACTGGCCCTCGTTTCGTTTACCTTTGGTGCCGAGTTTGGCGATTATGATCCCGTTGCACAGACTGAAATCGACAAGTGGGGATTGGACGAAACTGACTCGGTAGTAAACAGTGCTAGCGAAACCAGCACACCCATAATCAAAGTTCCCTTCGTGGATGGCCGCACAGAGTGGCCGCTACCGGTAGTCATCGTGCCAACGGGGGGAGCAGCTTATCGCCCATCAGGAAAAAATTATACGGTTGGTACCGCCGCGTTTGTCCCGTTCGCGGCAGGCTATGTTCGGGAGGAGGAGGACGATCCGGCAAGGTTCATGGGCACAGAGTTGGCCATGACTCGTCTTACCTATTTTTCCCCTACCATTGGCTTCCAGTTTAACGACGAGTGGTCGTTCGGCGTGGGGATTCATTTCTCTTACAATGGTCTTTCAGCCCAAACCGATCTTAGACTTGCGCTTTTGCCTTTGGGTGTGATCAACACGGCATTGGAGCAGATTGGTGAAGGCTCAGACTGCCTGGGAGGCGCCTTTGAACTCTGTGGCCACTCGCTTAGTCCGTTTGAAGAAGCAATCGAATTGGACGTCGATGTTGAAACCGCTTTGTCCGTTTCTGCGGTGTTCGGTGCACTTTGGCAACCAACGTCCTGGTTTACTTGGGGCTTTGTGTACCAAACCGAGGCCGATAATAAAATGAAAGGCAGCTATCGGCTAACCTATTCCGATGATTGGCAGGCGCTGTGGGGTTCTTTCCACAATGAATTGGCACCGATCCCTGCCTATCTGGGGTTTCCCAAGGGCGTCGCAGAACAAACCGGTGAGGCCACTGTCGACCTGAAACATCCGGCCCATTTTTCCACCGGAGTCAGTG includes:
- a CDS encoding response regulator, translating into MTPVTSEQNVIDYTLTYRLSRQPGNNCSGPAPEASQLPTEEDYTKLKALIVEDNPVNQKVLAGILKKLNITSQLADNGAEGFRLCDQERFDIIFMDCQMPIMDGFESSLRIRETSTHNRDTPIIAVTANASANDINHCKTVGMDDFLKKPVKSEQIKAMILKHAFSPPADKLSGQQFAS
- a CDS encoding OmpP1/FadL family transporter; the protein is MIRKITRPVHWSGVGIFTLVIGFTLTVSNHTSAALIENMTIANPKATALGNAVTADPPGIDSIHYNPAGLARVKGREGLFKLALVSFTFGAEFGDYDPVAQTEIDKWGLDETDSVVNSASETSTPIIKVPFVDGRTEWPLPVVIVPTGGAAYRPSGKNYTVGTAAFVPFAAGYVREEEDDPARFMGTELAMTRLTYFSPTIGFQFNDEWSFGVGIHFSYNGLSAQTDLRLALLPLGVINTALEQIGEGSDCLGGAFELCGHSLSPFEEAIELDVDVETALSVSAVFGALWQPTSWFTWGFVYQTEADNKMKGSYRLTYSDDWQALWGSFHNELAPIPAYLGFPKGVAEQTGEATVDLKHPAHFSTGVSVQVTPRWKINLDAKWTDWDVWEGFRVEFDAPFELGSLAGKIVPHYASTTSLVIPRNYESVWNVAMGVEYQYNDRLVLRAGWEPRKSSVPDDKLDVLLPMGEADLYGVGLGYEFLKNMHVELALAYFISKNDIPAGSSTNANDLNPATSAWYNPYTGIDIKTETSAIMFESSFTWQF